One genomic region from Ornithinimicrobium flavum encodes:
- a CDS encoding UTP--glucose-1-phosphate uridylyltransferase — protein sequence MSASGRDLALARMREAGVSRPAVDTFALHYDALAGGATGLIAEADVEPALPSVQHADLEPDEDTAREALGRTAVITLNGGLGTSMGLAGPKSLLPVRDRLTFLDLTVRQVLALRERHGVPLPLVLMDSFSTQEATLEALGRYPELAVDGIPLDFLQSQEPKLRADDLTPVEWPADPRLEWCPPGHGDLYPSLLASGLLDSLLEQGYRQAFVSNVDNLGAVPDGRIAAWFAASGAGYAAEVVARTEMDTKGGHLVRRRSDGRLVLRETAQTAPEEMVHFMDADRHPYVNTNNLWFDLARLREMLQEQGGVLQLPLIRNAKTVDPRDKASTPVVQIETAMGGAVELFEDAVSIGVTRERFVPVKTTNELLLLRSDVYAVDEETAQLSRTVDPAPVIDLAKDVYGMIGDFDQRFPHGAPSLVQARRLTVEGDWTFGRDVTVQGSVTLGAEGGRVADGTTLAP from the coding sequence ATGAGCGCCTCCGGACGTGACCTGGCCCTGGCCCGCATGCGGGAGGCGGGGGTGAGCCGGCCCGCCGTCGACACCTTCGCCCTGCACTACGATGCCCTCGCCGGCGGGGCGACCGGCCTCATCGCCGAGGCCGACGTCGAGCCGGCCCTGCCGAGCGTCCAGCACGCCGACCTGGAGCCCGACGAGGACACCGCGCGCGAGGCGCTGGGGCGCACCGCGGTCATCACGCTCAACGGCGGTCTCGGGACCTCGATGGGCCTGGCCGGCCCCAAGTCGCTCCTCCCGGTGCGGGACAGGCTGACCTTCCTCGACCTCACCGTGCGCCAGGTCCTGGCGCTGCGCGAGCGCCACGGGGTGCCCCTGCCCCTGGTGCTCATGGACTCCTTCTCCACCCAGGAGGCCACCCTGGAGGCACTGGGGCGCTACCCGGAGCTGGCGGTAGACGGCATACCCCTGGACTTCCTGCAGAGCCAGGAGCCCAAGCTGCGGGCGGACGACCTCACCCCCGTCGAGTGGCCCGCCGACCCCCGGCTGGAGTGGTGCCCCCCGGGGCACGGCGACCTCTACCCCTCGCTCCTGGCCAGCGGCCTGCTCGACTCCCTGCTGGAGCAGGGCTACCGGCAGGCCTTCGTCTCCAACGTCGACAACCTGGGTGCGGTGCCGGACGGGCGGATCGCCGCCTGGTTCGCCGCCTCCGGTGCCGGGTATGCCGCGGAGGTCGTCGCCCGCACCGAGATGGACACCAAGGGCGGGCACCTGGTGCGTCGCCGTTCCGACGGCCGGCTCGTGCTGCGGGAGACCGCGCAGACCGCGCCGGAGGAGATGGTGCACTTCATGGACGCCGACCGGCACCCCTACGTCAACACCAACAACCTGTGGTTCGACCTGGCGCGGCTGCGCGAGATGCTGCAGGAGCAGGGCGGGGTGCTGCAGCTGCCGCTCATCCGCAACGCGAAGACGGTCGACCCCCGCGACAAGGCGTCCACGCCGGTCGTCCAGATCGAGACCGCGATGGGCGGGGCCGTCGAGCTCTTCGAGGACGCGGTGTCGATCGGCGTGACCCGCGAGCGCTTCGTGCCCGTGAAGACGACCAACGAGCTGCTCCTGCTGCGCTCGGACGTGTATGCCGTGGACGAGGAGACCGCGCAGCTGAGCCGCACCGTGGACCCCGCGCCGGTCATCGACCTCGCCAAGGACGTCTACGGGATGATCGGGGACTTCGACCAGCGCTTCCCGCACGGCGCGCCGTCCCTGGTGCAGGCCCGCCGGCTCACGGTGGAGGGGGACTGGACCTTCGGGCGCGACGTCACCGTGCAGGGCTCGGTGACGCTGGGCGCGGAGGGCGGCCGGGTCGCGGACGGCACGACCCTGGCCCCGTGA
- a CDS encoding sodium-dependent transporter, which yields MAQRGADGRETWTSSTGFILAAIGSAVGLGNIWRFPGVAYENGGGAFLIPYLVALLTAGIPILFLDYAIGHRYRGAAPLAYRRMARPAETLGWFQIMLSFVIAVYYAAVIAWSLSYFVFAFDLRWGDDPRSFFLNDYLQVGDPELSTSLVAGVTIPLVLVWVAVLVVLALGVANGVQRVNIIFIPLLFVAFVGLVVRALTLEGAFAGLDEFFTPDWAALADANVWIAAYSQIFFSLSIAFGIMVTYASFQRRKANMTTSGLVVAFANSSFELLAGIGVFATLGFMAAQQNIAVGDLEGLTGPILSFVTFPAVISQMPGGNIFGVIFFGSLVLAGFTSIISILLGVAASVQEKFGLGQRASAVTVSAICAVLSLALFSTTSGLLALDTVDQWANNIGIVFSAIAMAILVIWVFRKGDVLRRHLNAVSTFKLGRWWVLLIGALAPLYLGWMLVQRVVVLITEGYEGLPQWYLNVFGWGMLGFVVVAAALLSAVPWRGRDNPDFRPWPALPEEPEPLARPDLPRQEETR from the coding sequence GTGGCACAGCGCGGCGCGGACGGGCGTGAGACCTGGACCAGCTCCACCGGCTTCATCCTGGCGGCCATCGGCTCGGCCGTCGGCCTGGGCAACATCTGGCGCTTCCCCGGCGTGGCCTACGAGAACGGCGGCGGGGCCTTCCTCATCCCCTACCTCGTGGCCCTGCTCACCGCCGGCATCCCGATCCTCTTCCTCGACTACGCGATCGGCCACCGCTACCGGGGGGCGGCACCGCTGGCCTACCGGCGGATGGCGCGGCCCGCGGAGACGCTCGGCTGGTTCCAGATCATGCTGTCGTTCGTCATCGCGGTCTACTACGCCGCCGTCATCGCGTGGTCGCTGTCCTACTTCGTCTTCGCCTTCGACCTGCGCTGGGGCGACGACCCACGATCGTTCTTCCTCAACGACTACCTGCAGGTCGGCGACCCCGAGCTGTCCACGAGCCTCGTGGCCGGCGTCACCATCCCGCTCGTGCTGGTCTGGGTGGCCGTGCTGGTCGTCCTGGCCCTGGGCGTGGCCAACGGCGTCCAGCGGGTCAACATCATCTTCATCCCCCTGCTCTTCGTCGCCTTCGTCGGTCTGGTCGTCCGCGCCCTCACCCTGGAGGGCGCCTTCGCCGGGCTGGACGAGTTCTTCACCCCCGACTGGGCGGCGTTGGCCGACGCCAACGTGTGGATCGCCGCCTACAGCCAGATCTTCTTCAGCCTGTCCATCGCCTTCGGCATCATGGTGACCTACGCCTCCTTCCAGCGTCGCAAGGCCAACATGACCACCTCCGGCCTGGTCGTGGCCTTCGCCAACTCCAGCTTCGAGCTGCTCGCCGGCATCGGCGTCTTCGCGACGCTGGGCTTCATGGCCGCCCAGCAGAACATCGCCGTGGGCGACCTGGAGGGGCTCACCGGTCCGATCCTGTCGTTCGTGACCTTCCCGGCCGTCATCAGCCAGATGCCCGGCGGCAACATCTTCGGCGTCATCTTCTTCGGCTCGCTGGTGCTGGCCGGCTTCACCTCGATCATCTCGATCCTGCTCGGGGTCGCGGCGTCGGTGCAGGAGAAGTTCGGCCTGGGGCAACGGGCCTCGGCGGTCACCGTCTCGGCGATCTGCGCCGTCCTGTCGCTGGCGCTCTTCTCCACCACCTCGGGCCTGCTCGCGCTGGACACCGTCGACCAGTGGGCCAACAACATCGGGATCGTCTTCTCGGCCATCGCGATGGCGATCCTGGTCATCTGGGTCTTCCGCAAGGGCGACGTGCTGCGCCGGCACCTCAACGCGGTGTCCACCTTCAAGCTGGGCCGGTGGTGGGTGCTGCTCATCGGTGCGCTGGCCCCGCTCTACCTGGGCTGGATGCTGGTGCAGCGGGTCGTGGTGCTCATCACCGAGGGCTACGAGGGCCTGCCGCAGTGGTACCTCAACGTCTTCGGGTGGGGCATGCTCGGCTTCGTCGTCGTCGCCGCCGCGCTGCTCTCGGCCGTGCCCTGGCGCGGCCGCGACAACCCCGACTTCCGCCCCTGGCCGGCCCTCCCCGAGGAGCCCGAGCCGCTGGCCCGCCCCGATCTGCCCCGGCAGGAGGAGACCCGATGA
- the aroQ gene encoding type II 3-dehydroquinate dehydratase, with amino-acid sequence MTSRRILVLNGPNLNLLGTREPEIYGTATLTDVEALCARMAASHGLQVECRQSNHEGELVDALHEAAASGEVLGVVLNAAAYTHTSVALLDAVKATRLPVVEVHLSNTHAREPFRHTSYLSPVAEAVIAGAGVHGYGYAVDLLALRHLRE; translated from the coding sequence ATGACCTCCCGCCGGATCCTGGTGCTCAACGGCCCCAACCTCAACCTGCTCGGCACCCGGGAGCCGGAGATCTACGGCACCGCGACGCTGACCGACGTGGAGGCCCTCTGTGCCCGGATGGCGGCGTCCCACGGCCTGCAGGTCGAGTGCCGGCAGAGCAACCACGAGGGTGAGCTCGTCGACGCGCTGCACGAGGCGGCCGCGTCCGGCGAGGTCCTCGGGGTCGTGCTCAACGCCGCCGCCTACACCCACACCTCGGTCGCCCTGCTGGACGCCGTGAAGGCCACCCGGCTGCCCGTCGTGGAGGTCCACCTGTCCAACACGCACGCGCGGGAGCCCTTCCGGCACACCTCATACCTCTCCCCCGTCGCGGAGGCGGTCATCGCCGGGGCCGGCGTGCACGGCTACGGGTATGCCGTCGACCTCCTCGCGCTGCGGCACCTGCGGGAGTAG
- the icmF gene encoding fused isobutyryl-CoA mutase/GTPase IcmF: MKNDQLHTLTNPVRIVTAASLFDGHDASINIMRRIMQGQGAEVIHLGHNRSVQEVVQAVLDEDANGVAVSSYQGGHVEYFEYLVEQLRAAGAGHVRVVGGGGGVIVAEEIERLRASGVTIFSPEDGQRLGLPGMINSVLADCDYDLWETGAAEIDRALAGDRTAVARAITGAETGRLPEEDRQRYAAEAASRTVPVLGITGTGGSGKSSLTDELIRRFRLDQDDRLRIAVVAIDPTRRRGGGALLGDRIRQNAIGLQFAGGGQGSETSGAVLFRSMATRGDREVPEALPVVIDILKACGFDLVVVETPGIGQGDAGIVPFVDTSLYVMTPEFGAASQLEKIDMLDFADVVAINKFERRGAMDALRDVGRQLVRNREAFGKKPQDMPVFGTSAATFNDDGVTALYQELRSVLATKGLSVTEGSLPPVDVRHSSVLRQVVPPKRVRYLAEIADTVRGYHEDTERYALAARRVERLAAVDDELAAAGQTDHGVDELLEAARRDVPAEISELIEGWPARVESYSGDEQVVRVRDKEIVTRLTKETLSGNRIPRVALPTYDEAGALVRYWRRENLPGYFPYTAGVFPFKRDNEDPARMFAGEGDPFRTNRRFKLLSEGQPATRLSTAFDSVTLYGQDPAERPDIYGKVGTSGVSVATLEDMKALYDGFDLVSPTTSVSMTINGPAPTVLAFFLNTAIDQQVDAFREREGREPSGAEAEELRAYALQNVRGTVQADILKEDQGQNTCLFTTEFSLRMMGDIQQWFIDQGVRNFYSVSISGYHIAEAGANPISQLAFTLANGFTYVESYLARGMDINDFAPNLSFFFSNGMDAEYSVIGRVARRIWAVAMREKYGANERSQKLKYHVQTSGRSLHAQEMDFNDIRTTLQALIAIYDNAQSLHTNAYDEAVTTPSGESVRRALAIQLIINREWGLAMNENPNQGSFILEQLTDLVEEAVLAEFDRISERGGVLGAMETGYQRGKIQDESMLYEHRKHDGSLPIIGVNTFRRPEEEREVVQVELARATEQEKQSQLERVRDFQQRHADEAQEALDRLKRVAMSGDNVFAELMDAARVCSLGQITEAFFEVGGQYRRNV, encoded by the coding sequence GTGAAGAACGACCAGCTGCACACCCTCACGAACCCGGTCCGCATCGTGACGGCGGCGAGCCTGTTCGACGGGCACGACGCCTCGATCAACATCATGCGGCGCATCATGCAGGGCCAGGGGGCCGAGGTGATCCACCTGGGGCACAACCGGTCCGTGCAGGAGGTCGTCCAGGCCGTGCTGGACGAGGACGCCAACGGGGTGGCGGTCTCGTCCTACCAGGGCGGGCACGTCGAGTACTTCGAGTACCTCGTGGAGCAGCTGCGCGCGGCCGGCGCCGGGCACGTGCGGGTGGTCGGCGGTGGCGGGGGAGTCATCGTCGCCGAGGAGATCGAGCGGCTGCGCGCCTCCGGGGTGACGATCTTCAGCCCCGAGGACGGTCAGCGGCTGGGCCTGCCGGGGATGATCAACAGCGTCCTGGCCGACTGCGACTACGACCTGTGGGAGACCGGTGCCGCCGAGATCGACCGGGCGCTGGCGGGCGACCGCACCGCCGTGGCGCGGGCGATCACCGGGGCCGAGACCGGCCGGCTGCCCGAGGAGGACCGGCAGCGCTACGCCGCCGAGGCGGCCTCGCGCACCGTGCCCGTGCTCGGCATCACGGGCACCGGGGGGTCGGGCAAGTCCTCCCTCACCGACGAGCTGATCCGACGCTTCCGTCTCGACCAGGACGACCGGCTCCGGATCGCCGTCGTCGCGATTGACCCCACCCGCCGCCGCGGCGGCGGCGCGCTGCTGGGCGACCGGATCCGGCAGAACGCCATCGGCCTGCAGTTCGCCGGGGGAGGCCAGGGCTCCGAGACCTCCGGGGCCGTGCTGTTCCGCTCGATGGCGACCCGCGGGGACCGGGAGGTGCCCGAGGCCCTGCCCGTGGTCATCGACATCCTCAAGGCGTGCGGCTTCGACCTGGTGGTGGTGGAGACCCCCGGCATCGGCCAGGGCGACGCGGGGATCGTGCCCTTCGTCGACACCTCGCTCTACGTCATGACCCCGGAGTTCGGCGCGGCCTCCCAGCTGGAGAAGATCGACATGCTCGACTTCGCCGACGTCGTGGCCATCAACAAGTTCGAGCGCCGCGGGGCGATGGACGCCCTGCGCGACGTGGGCCGCCAGTTGGTCCGCAACCGGGAGGCCTTCGGGAAGAAACCGCAGGACATGCCGGTCTTCGGCACCTCCGCGGCCACCTTCAACGACGACGGCGTCACCGCCCTCTACCAGGAGCTGCGCTCCGTCCTCGCCACGAAGGGCCTGTCGGTGACCGAGGGGTCGCTGCCGCCGGTGGACGTGCGGCACTCCTCGGTGCTGCGCCAGGTGGTCCCGCCCAAGCGGGTGCGCTACCTGGCCGAGATCGCCGACACCGTCCGGGGCTACCACGAGGACACCGAGCGCTACGCCCTGGCCGCCCGCCGGGTGGAGCGGCTCGCGGCCGTCGACGACGAGCTCGCCGCGGCCGGGCAGACCGACCACGGCGTCGACGAGCTGCTCGAGGCCGCCCGCCGCGACGTGCCCGCGGAGATCTCGGAGCTGATCGAGGGGTGGCCCGCCCGGGTCGAGTCCTACTCCGGCGACGAGCAGGTCGTGCGGGTGCGGGACAAGGAGATCGTCACCCGGCTCACCAAGGAGACGCTGAGCGGCAACCGCATACCCCGCGTCGCCCTCCCCACGTACGACGAGGCCGGTGCCCTCGTCCGCTACTGGCGCCGGGAGAACCTCCCCGGCTACTTCCCCTACACCGCGGGGGTCTTCCCCTTCAAGCGCGACAACGAGGACCCGGCCCGGATGTTCGCCGGCGAGGGTGACCCGTTCCGGACCAACCGTCGCTTCAAGCTGCTCTCCGAGGGGCAGCCGGCCACCCGTTTGTCCACCGCCTTCGACTCGGTGACGCTCTACGGGCAGGACCCCGCCGAGCGGCCCGACATCTACGGCAAGGTGGGCACCTCCGGGGTCTCGGTCGCGACGCTGGAGGACATGAAGGCGCTCTACGACGGTTTCGACCTGGTGAGCCCGACGACGTCGGTGTCGATGACGATCAACGGCCCGGCGCCGACCGTGCTGGCCTTCTTCCTCAACACCGCGATCGACCAGCAGGTCGACGCCTTCCGTGAGCGCGAGGGCCGCGAGCCCTCGGGGGCCGAGGCCGAGGAGCTGCGGGCCTACGCCCTGCAGAACGTCCGCGGCACGGTGCAGGCCGACATCCTCAAGGAGGACCAGGGCCAGAACACCTGCCTGTTCACCACCGAGTTCTCGCTGCGGATGATGGGCGACATCCAGCAGTGGTTCATCGACCAGGGTGTCCGCAACTTCTACTCCGTGTCGATCTCCGGCTACCACATCGCCGAGGCCGGGGCCAACCCCATCAGTCAGCTGGCCTTCACCCTGGCCAACGGCTTCACCTACGTGGAGTCCTACCTGGCGCGCGGGATGGACATCAACGACTTCGCGCCCAACCTCAGCTTCTTCTTCTCCAACGGCATGGACGCCGAGTACTCCGTCATCGGCCGGGTGGCCCGCCGGATCTGGGCGGTCGCGATGCGGGAGAAGTACGGCGCGAACGAGCGCAGCCAGAAGCTGAAGTACCACGTCCAGACCTCCGGGCGGTCCCTGCACGCGCAGGAGATGGACTTCAACGACATCCGCACGACGCTGCAGGCGCTCATCGCGATCTACGACAACGCCCAGAGCCTGCACACCAACGCCTACGACGAGGCCGTGACGACCCCGTCCGGGGAGTCGGTGCGCCGGGCCCTGGCGATCCAGCTCATCATCAACCGGGAGTGGGGCCTGGCGATGAACGAGAACCCCAACCAGGGCTCGTTCATCCTCGAGCAGCTCACCGACCTGGTGGAGGAGGCGGTGCTCGCCGAGTTCGACCGCATCAGCGAGCGCGGCGGCGTCCTCGGGGCGATGGAGACCGGCTACCAGCGCGGCAAGATCCAGGACGAGTCGATGCTCTACGAGCACCGGAAGCACGACGGTAGCCTGCCGATCATCGGCGTCAACACCTTCCGCCGCCCCGAGGAGGAGCGGGAGGTGGTGCAGGTCGAGCTGGCGCGGGCGACCGAGCAGGAGAAGCAGAGCCAGCTCGAGCGGGTGCGCGACTTCCAGCAGCGGCACGCCGACGAGGCGCAGGAGGCGCTCGACCGCCTGAAGAGGGTCGCGATGAGCGGTGACAACGTCTTCGCCGAGCTGATGGATGCCGCGCGGGTGTGCTCGCTCGGACAGATCACCGAGGCCTTCTTCGAGGTGGGTGGGCAGTACCGTCGCAACGTCTGA
- a CDS encoding DUF429 domain-containing protein: MGVTQWWRRLTGGGAGKKAGKKAGDTARGTAGRKSAGRGAAGTGAQPKPARTGLTAPTARPGRQAAVDPSQPVLGLVASRSGWVGATLEASGHGTPHIVTAGTLADAVAQAGPVTVVAVGVPIGLPDTSRRAADVELRRFLGPQSSAVVGAPVRDAVYAGSDSEANRVNRERAGAGVSRQAADLRPRITEVDGWLRQDLPHRVVEVVPEASLAVMTGAPLESRRGSAAGGQERREALGRAGIYVPVTAPHGVTAEDVVGACAAAWTAHRVKTGQSRSFPEQPETFSDGIPAAVHA, encoded by the coding sequence ATGGGAGTGACGCAGTGGTGGCGCAGACTGACCGGCGGCGGAGCGGGCAAGAAGGCGGGCAAGAAGGCGGGCGACACGGCGCGCGGCACGGCGGGCAGGAAGAGCGCGGGCCGGGGCGCGGCGGGGACGGGTGCGCAGCCGAAGCCGGCGCGGACCGGGCTCACGGCCCCCACCGCCCGGCCCGGACGCCAGGCCGCGGTGGACCCGTCGCAACCCGTGCTCGGCCTCGTGGCGAGCCGCTCCGGGTGGGTGGGAGCCACGCTCGAGGCCTCCGGGCACGGCACGCCCCACATCGTCACCGCCGGCACCCTGGCGGACGCGGTGGCCCAGGCCGGTCCGGTCACGGTCGTGGCCGTCGGCGTCCCGATCGGCCTGCCCGACACCTCGCGGCGTGCCGCGGACGTCGAGCTGCGCCGCTTCCTGGGCCCCCAGTCCTCGGCCGTGGTCGGCGCCCCGGTCCGCGACGCGGTCTACGCCGGGTCCGACAGCGAGGCCAACCGGGTCAACCGGGAGCGTGCCGGCGCCGGTGTCTCCCGGCAGGCCGCCGACCTGCGCCCGCGCATCACCGAGGTGGACGGGTGGCTGCGGCAGGACCTCCCGCACCGGGTGGTCGAGGTCGTCCCGGAGGCCAGCCTCGCCGTGATGACCGGTGCGCCCCTGGAGTCCCGCCGCGGCTCGGCCGCCGGGGGCCAGGAGCGCCGGGAGGCCCTGGGTCGCGCCGGCATCTACGTCCCGGTGACCGCGCCGCACGGCGTCACCGCCGAGGACGTCGTCGGGGCGTGCGCGGCGGCCTGGACGGCCCACCGGGTCAAGACGGGGCAGTCCCGCTCCTTCCCGGAGCAGCCGGAGACCTTCTCCGACGGGATCCCCGCGGCGGTCCACGCGTAG
- a CDS encoding helical backbone metal receptor: protein MSRVVSDDLGGEVRLPDGPVTRVVSLVPSLTEAIAATRPEALVGATDWCTHPADLDVPRVRGTKNPDRAAVAALAPELVVCVQEENRELDVRRLREAGVPVWVGVVESVDDALRVLRTLLTDVLGWPGPGWLAETVEVFGGRLPVAAPGGGPTPVAVPIWRDPWMVVGSRTYTSDLLGRLGMRNVFGEHPERYPGVPVEEIDAAGADVVLLPDEPYVFTADDGPEAFARTSTRLVSGRLLTWYGPALLEAWEELRRSG from the coding sequence GTGAGCCGCGTCGTCAGCGACGACCTCGGCGGCGAGGTGCGGCTGCCGGACGGCCCGGTCACGCGGGTGGTGTCGCTCGTGCCCTCGCTCACCGAGGCGATCGCGGCGACCCGCCCGGAGGCGCTGGTCGGAGCCACCGACTGGTGCACGCACCCCGCCGACCTGGACGTGCCGCGGGTGCGGGGCACCAAGAACCCGGACCGGGCAGCCGTCGCGGCGCTGGCACCGGAGCTGGTGGTGTGCGTGCAGGAGGAGAACCGCGAGCTGGACGTGCGGCGGCTCCGGGAGGCGGGCGTGCCCGTGTGGGTCGGGGTCGTGGAGTCCGTGGACGACGCCCTGCGGGTGCTGCGGACCCTCCTCACCGACGTGCTGGGCTGGCCCGGGCCGGGGTGGCTCGCGGAGACGGTGGAGGTCTTCGGCGGGCGCCTGCCGGTCGCCGCACCGGGGGGCGGGCCGACCCCGGTGGCCGTCCCCATCTGGCGGGACCCGTGGATGGTGGTCGGCTCGCGCACCTACACCAGCGACCTGCTGGGGCGCCTCGGGATGCGCAACGTCTTCGGCGAGCACCCGGAGCGCTACCCCGGCGTTCCCGTCGAGGAGATCGACGCGGCGGGCGCGGACGTGGTGCTGCTGCCGGACGAGCCCTATGTCTTCACCGCCGACGACGGCCCGGAGGCCTTCGCCCGCACGTCGACCAGGCTCGTGAGCGGGCGGCTGCTCACGTGGTACGGCCCCGCCCTGCTCGAGGCCTGGGAGGAGCTGCGCCGGAGCGGGTGA
- a CDS encoding methionine/alanine import family NSS transporter small subunit — protein sequence MSTSAVVMMILALTLVWGCLIASILFLRAKPLAHDTPYEDPDLVRDDETREHLPRPMRDT from the coding sequence ATGAGCACGTCCGCCGTCGTCATGATGATCCTGGCCCTCACCCTCGTCTGGGGGTGTCTCATCGCCAGCATCCTCTTCCTGCGCGCCAAGCCGCTCGCGCACGACACACCGTACGAGGACCCCGACCTGGTCAGGGACGACGAGACCCGGGAGCACCTGCCGCGCCCGATGCGCGACACCTGA